A stretch of Pseudomonas sp. 7SR1 DNA encodes these proteins:
- a CDS encoding penicillin-binding protein 1A has product MRLLKFFGWSIVAVFCGLLLGLSGAFLYLSPGLPSVEALRSIQLQIPLRVYSSDNKLIAEFGEMRRTPIRFADIPPNFINALLSAEDDNFANHYGVDPGSLMRAASQLIKSGHIQSGGSTITMQVAKNFFLTSERSFSRKTTEILLALQIERQLTKDEILELYVNKIYLGNRAYGIEAAAQVYYGKSIREVSLAQMAMIAGLPKAPSRFNPLANPARSKERRDWILGRMYKLGKISEAEYTAAINEPLNASYHVPTPEVNAPYIAEMARAEMVGRYGSDAYTEGFRVTTTVPSNLQEMANTALHEGLMTYDQRHGYRGPESRLPGKTKEAWALELTKQRTISSLEPAIVTQVDKDGIKVLTRNGELEEHVSWDTMKWARPFLNTNSMGAAPRQPSDVAQVGDLIRVQRQPDNSLKFSQIPAAQGALVSLDPQDGAIRSLVGGFAFEQSNYNRALQAKRQPGSSFKPFVYSAALDNGYTAASLVNDAPIVFVDEYLDKVWRPKNDTNTFLGPIRLREALYKSRNLVSIRLLQALGVDRTIDYISKFGFNKQDLPRNLSLALGTATLTPMEIATGWSTFANGGYKITPYIIDRIESRNGETLFVANPPRVPTGEQASDGVAAPAAETFTVNAPPGEATTAPAVPQAPVIAERIIDGRTTYILNSMLQDVIKLGTGRRALALGRTDLAGKTGTTNESKDAWFSGYNGDYVTTVWTGFDQPESLGRREFGGTVALPIWMTYMGAALKDKPPHTQPEPEGILSLRVDPVSGRAATPGTPGAYFELFKSEDTPPSVNELGNGVAPGSPLPADEAAPIDLF; this is encoded by the coding sequence CATCGTCGCCGTTTTCTGCGGACTGCTCCTGGGTCTGAGCGGTGCGTTTCTTTACCTTAGTCCGGGATTGCCATCCGTGGAGGCGCTGAGAAGCATTCAGTTGCAGATTCCCCTGCGGGTCTACAGCAGCGACAACAAGCTGATCGCCGAATTTGGCGAAATGCGCCGCACGCCGATCCGTTTCGCCGACATTCCCCCCAATTTCATCAATGCGTTACTGAGTGCTGAAGACGACAACTTCGCCAACCACTACGGCGTCGATCCCGGCAGCCTGATGCGAGCCGCGAGCCAGTTGATCAAGAGCGGGCATATCCAGTCCGGCGGCAGCACCATCACCATGCAGGTGGCCAAGAACTTCTTCCTGACCAGCGAGCGCAGCTTCTCGCGCAAGACCACCGAGATTCTCCTGGCCCTGCAGATCGAGCGGCAGCTGACCAAGGACGAGATCCTCGAGCTGTATGTGAACAAGATCTACCTGGGTAACCGCGCCTATGGCATCGAGGCGGCGGCCCAGGTGTACTACGGCAAGTCGATCCGCGAGGTCAGCCTGGCACAGATGGCGATGATCGCCGGCCTGCCCAAGGCCCCGTCGCGCTTCAACCCCCTGGCCAACCCGGCGCGCAGCAAGGAGCGCCGCGACTGGATCCTGGGACGCATGTACAAGTTGGGCAAGATCAGCGAAGCCGAGTACACCGCCGCGATCAACGAGCCCTTGAACGCCAGCTATCACGTGCCGACCCCGGAAGTGAACGCCCCGTATATCGCCGAGATGGCCCGGGCCGAAATGGTCGGCCGCTACGGCAGCGATGCCTACACCGAAGGTTTCCGCGTGACCACCACGGTACCGAGCAACCTGCAGGAAATGGCCAACACCGCGCTGCACGAAGGCCTGATGACCTATGACCAGCGCCACGGCTACCGCGGGCCTGAATCGCGCCTGCCAGGCAAGACCAAGGAAGCCTGGGCCCTGGAACTGACCAAGCAGCGCACCATCAGCAGCCTGGAGCCGGCCATCGTCACCCAGGTGGACAAGGACGGCATCAAGGTCCTGACGCGTAACGGCGAGCTGGAAGAACATGTGAGCTGGGACACCATGAAATGGGCGCGTCCTTTCCTCAATACCAACAGCATGGGCGCAGCCCCCCGGCAGCCGTCGGACGTCGCCCAGGTCGGCGACCTGATCCGGGTGCAGCGTCAACCGGACAATTCCTTGAAGTTCAGCCAGATTCCGGCGGCCCAGGGTGCCCTGGTGTCCCTCGACCCGCAGGACGGCGCCATTCGCTCGCTAGTGGGTGGCTTCGCCTTCGAGCAAAGCAATTACAACCGGGCGTTGCAGGCCAAACGCCAGCCCGGCTCGAGCTTCAAGCCGTTCGTCTACAGCGCCGCCCTGGACAATGGCTACACCGCCGCCAGCCTGGTGAACGATGCGCCCATCGTGTTCGTCGACGAGTACCTGGACAAGGTCTGGCGGCCGAAGAATGACACCAACACCTTCCTCGGCCCGATCCGTCTGCGCGAAGCGCTGTACAAGTCCCGCAACCTGGTGTCGATCCGCCTGCTTCAGGCCCTGGGCGTCGACCGCACCATCGACTACATCAGCAAGTTCGGCTTCAACAAGCAGGACCTGCCTCGCAACCTCTCCCTGGCCCTGGGCACCGCGACCCTGACGCCAATGGAAATCGCCACGGGCTGGAGCACGTTCGCCAACGGCGGCTACAAGATCACCCCGTACATCATCGACAGGATCGAAAGCCGCAACGGCGAGACGCTGTTCGTCGCCAATCCGCCACGGGTGCCGACGGGCGAGCAGGCCAGCGATGGCGTCGCAGCACCCGCCGCCGAAACGTTCACGGTGAACGCGCCCCCAGGCGAAGCCACGACTGCCCCGGCGGTACCGCAGGCCCCGGTCATTGCCGAGCGCATCATCGACGGCCGGACCACCTACATCCTCAATAGCATGCTGCAGGACGTGATCAAGCTCGGCACCGGCCGGCGCGCCCTGGCGCTGGGTCGAACCGACCTGGCGGGCAAGACCGGCACCACCAACGAATCCAAGGACGCCTGGTTCTCGGGCTACAACGGCGATTACGTCACCACCGTCTGGACCGGCTTCGACCAGCCTGAGAGCCTCGGCCGCCGCGAGTTCGGCGGCACCGTGGCGCTGCCCATCTGGATGACCTACATGGGCGCCGCCCTCAAGGACAAACCGCCTCACACCCAGCCGGAACCGGAAGGCATCCTGAGCCTGCGGGTCGATCCGGTCAGCGGCCGCGCCGCGACGCCAGGTACCCCAGGGGCGTATTTCGAGCTGTTCAAGAGTGAAGACACCCCGCCGTCGGTCAACGAGCTGGGCAACGGTGTAGCGCCAGGCAGCCCGCTGCCGGCGGACGAAGCGGCACCGATCGATTTGTTCTAG
- a CDS encoding malic enzyme-like NAD(P)-binding protein, giving the protein MSDLKTAALEYHANPRPGKLSVELTKATATARDLSLAYSPGVAEPVREIARDPELAYKYTGKGNLVAVISDGTAILGLGDLGPLASKPVMEGKGVLFKRFAGIDVFDIEVDSESPQAFIDTVKRISITFGGINLEDIKAPECFEIERALIEQCDIPVFHDDQHGTAIVTAAGMINALEIAGKTLPEAKIVCLGAGAAAISCMKLLVSMGARIENIFMVDRTGVIHSGRTDLNQYKAVFAHATDKRTLAEALDGADVFVGLSGPNLLSPENLLRMAPNPIVFACSNPDPEISPELAHATRSDVIMATGRSDYPNQVNNVLGFPFIFRGALDVRAKRINEEMKVAAANALRELAKLPVPQEVCDAYGGIKLEFGREYIIPKPMDARLITLISDAVAKAAIETGVATLPYPKNYPLKSVDDVFNG; this is encoded by the coding sequence ATGTCTGATCTGAAAACTGCCGCTCTCGAATATCACGCTAATCCTCGTCCAGGAAAGCTGAGTGTCGAGCTCACCAAGGCCACCGCTACTGCCCGCGATCTGTCGCTGGCCTACAGCCCCGGCGTAGCCGAACCAGTACGCGAAATCGCTCGCGACCCTGAGCTGGCCTACAAGTACACCGGCAAGGGCAACCTGGTTGCAGTCATTTCCGATGGCACCGCGATTCTCGGCCTGGGTGACCTGGGCCCACTGGCTTCCAAGCCGGTCATGGAAGGCAAGGGTGTCCTGTTCAAGCGCTTCGCCGGTATCGACGTGTTCGACATCGAAGTCGATTCCGAAAGCCCGCAGGCCTTCATCGACACCGTCAAGCGTATCTCCATCACCTTCGGTGGCATCAACCTGGAAGACATCAAGGCACCCGAGTGCTTCGAGATCGAGCGCGCCCTGATCGAACAGTGCGATATCCCGGTGTTCCACGATGACCAGCACGGTACCGCCATCGTGACTGCGGCCGGCATGATCAACGCCCTGGAAATCGCCGGCAAGACCCTGCCGGAAGCCAAGATCGTCTGCCTGGGCGCCGGTGCCGCGGCCATCTCCTGCATGAAGTTGCTGGTGAGCATGGGCGCCCGGATCGAGAACATCTTCATGGTCGACCGTACCGGCGTGATCCACTCCGGCCGTACCGACCTGAACCAGTACAAGGCGGTCTTCGCCCACGCCACCGACAAGCGCACCCTGGCTGAAGCGCTGGACGGCGCCGACGTTTTCGTCGGCCTCTCGGGTCCGAACCTGTTGAGCCCGGAAAACCTGCTGCGCATGGCGCCGAACCCGATCGTGTTCGCCTGCTCGAACCCGGACCCGGAAATCTCCCCGGAACTGGCTCACGCCACCCGTAGCGACGTGATCATGGCCACCGGCCGTTCGGATTACCCGAACCAGGTCAACAACGTACTGGGCTTCCCGTTCATCTTCCGCGGCGCCCTGGACGTACGCGCCAAGCGCATCAACGAAGAAATGAAAGTCGCGGCCGCCAACGCCCTGCGCGAACTGGCCAAGCTGCCGGTGCCTCAGGAAGTGTGCGACGCCTACGGCGGCATCAAGCTGGAATTCGGTCGTGAGTACATCATTCCGAAACCTATGGACGCTCGCCTGATCACCCTGATCTCCGACGCTGTGGCCAAGGCCGCGATCGAGACCGGCGTGGCCACCCTGCCGTACCCGAAGAACTACCCGCTCAAGAGCGTGGATGACGTGTTCAACGGTTAA
- a CDS encoding thermonuclease family protein, producing the protein MKKASLVGAFFVSAIWLGGAEAFCPAPAGLARVKVQRVVDGDTLRLADGRSVRMIGLNSPELGRQGRSDEPFAVAARRRLEALVAASDGQVGLLPGQQGRDRYGRTLAHVYDADGRNLEAQLLAEGLGFHVAVAPNTGLADCQGAAERQAREARLGLWKQSPVLKTQQIQAPGFAVLSGRVNTIRRNRGGIWLQMEGAVVLRVAPDVANRFDMASLERLQGRQVEARGWVVDRSRRAALEPGRERWLLPLTDPAMLTALPR; encoded by the coding sequence ATGAAAAAGGCGTCCCTTGTGGGCGCCTTTTTTGTGTCCGCGATTTGGCTGGGCGGGGCCGAGGCCTTCTGTCCGGCCCCGGCAGGGCTGGCCCGGGTGAAGGTGCAGCGGGTGGTGGATGGCGACACCCTGCGCCTGGCGGATGGCCGAAGCGTGCGCATGATCGGTCTCAACAGCCCGGAACTGGGGCGGCAGGGACGATCCGACGAGCCTTTTGCCGTTGCGGCCCGTCGGCGTCTCGAAGCGCTGGTGGCGGCCAGCGACGGGCAGGTGGGGTTGCTTCCTGGCCAGCAGGGTCGCGATCGCTATGGGCGAACCCTGGCTCATGTCTATGACGCTGACGGCCGTAACCTCGAAGCGCAACTGCTCGCCGAGGGGTTGGGGTTTCATGTGGCGGTGGCACCGAATACCGGCTTGGCGGATTGCCAGGGTGCCGCCGAACGCCAGGCTCGCGAGGCGCGTCTTGGGCTATGGAAACAGTCACCCGTGCTCAAGACGCAACAGATCCAGGCTCCCGGCTTCGCCGTGCTCAGCGGCCGCGTGAACACGATCAGGCGCAATCGTGGCGGAATCTGGCTGCAAATGGAGGGGGCGGTTGTATTGCGTGTCGCTCCCGATGTGGCGAACCGTTTCGATATGGCTTCGCTTGAGCGCCTCCAGGGCCGGCAGGTCGAGGCGCGTGGCTGGGTGGTGGATCGATCGCGGCGCGCAGCCCTGGAACCGGGACGGGAGCGCTGGTTGCTGCCATTGACCGATCCGGCCATGTTGACCGCCCTGCCTCGATAA
- the rpmE gene encoding 50S ribosomal protein L31, whose protein sequence is MKTDIHPEYPVVAVTCSCGNKFETRSTYGKALAIDVCNECHPFYTGKQKTLDTGGRVQKFADRFGAFGATKKA, encoded by the coding sequence ATGAAGACCGATATCCATCCAGAATACCCAGTGGTTGCCGTAACCTGCAGCTGCGGCAACAAGTTCGAAACCCGTTCGACCTACGGCAAAGCCCTGGCGATCGACGTTTGCAACGAATGCCACCCGTTCTACACCGGTAAGCAAAAGACTCTGGATACCGGTGGTCGCGTTCAGAAGTTCGCCGATCGTTTCGGTGCTTTCGGCGCTACCAAAAAGGCCTGA
- a CDS encoding primosomal protein N', producing MSDAILRLALPSPLRRLFDYRAPAGVPHDRLQPGMRLRVPFGRREMIGILVEVTDHSEVPADKLKPALALLDATPPLPASLFKLCLWTAQYYQHSLGDTLSWALPVLLRQGEPAEARQERFWSVAPGASTDDPRIARAPRQREALATLAQHPHGVAHQLLSKLMLSKDSLDLLLAKGLVQVEVRRHIPGARHEHWLAQPELPLNAEQRAACEAIRAGFDSYHAFLLAGVTGSGKTEVYLQLIRQTLEAGKQALVLIPEINLGPQTLARFEQRFNARIALVHSAVNDRERLEAWLAARDGEADIIIGTRSALFTPMKNPGLIIIDEEHDGSYKQQEGLRYHARDLALVRARQENIPIVLGSATPSLESLHNAYTGRYGLLRLNERAGGAKQPRFLRLDVKSRPLDSGISGPMQQAIGQTLAAGQQVLVFLNRRGFAPTLLCHDCGWMSGCERCDARMTVHQRHGELRCHHCGHSERVPRHCPQCGKVDLRPVGAGTERAEERLGILFPDYPVLRVDRDSTSRKDAMNHLFATIQKGQPCILVGTQMLAKGHHFPRVTLVAILDADGGLFSGDFRASERMAQLIVQVAGRAGRAEEPGKVIIQTHLADHPLLIQLTEQGYFAFAEQALSERRGAGLPPFAHLALLRAEAHKPGQAEGFLDEACGEAERLLAQQNLTGIELLGPVPAPMERRAGRYRAQLLLQANARAPLHRLLSAWLLVLEQMPSGRAVRWSLDVDPVDLY from the coding sequence GTGTCCGACGCCATCCTGCGCCTCGCCCTGCCTTCGCCCCTGCGCCGACTGTTCGACTACCGCGCTCCGGCCGGGGTCCCGCATGACCGGTTGCAACCCGGCATGCGCTTGCGGGTACCGTTCGGCCGGCGGGAGATGATCGGCATCCTGGTGGAAGTCACCGATCACAGCGAGGTCCCGGCCGACAAGCTCAAGCCGGCCCTGGCGCTGCTCGATGCCACGCCACCGCTGCCGGCGTCGCTGTTCAAGTTGTGCCTGTGGACCGCCCAGTATTATCAGCACAGCCTCGGCGACACCTTGAGCTGGGCACTGCCGGTGCTGCTGCGCCAGGGTGAGCCGGCCGAGGCGCGCCAGGAACGGTTCTGGTCTGTGGCGCCGGGCGCCTCCACGGACGATCCGCGCATCGCCCGTGCCCCGCGTCAACGCGAAGCGCTGGCGACCCTGGCCCAGCATCCCCATGGGGTGGCCCATCAGTTGCTGAGCAAGCTGATGCTCAGCAAGGACAGCCTCGATTTGCTGCTGGCCAAGGGCCTGGTCCAGGTGGAGGTGCGCAGGCACATCCCGGGCGCCCGCCACGAGCATTGGCTGGCCCAGCCGGAACTACCGCTCAATGCCGAACAACGGGCCGCCTGCGAGGCGATTCGCGCGGGCTTCGACAGCTACCACGCGTTCCTGCTCGCGGGCGTCACGGGCAGCGGCAAGACCGAAGTCTACCTGCAGTTGATCCGCCAGACCCTGGAGGCGGGCAAGCAAGCCTTGGTGCTGATCCCGGAAATCAACCTCGGCCCGCAGACCCTGGCGCGCTTCGAGCAACGCTTCAACGCCCGGATCGCCCTGGTGCACTCGGCGGTCAACGACCGCGAGCGCCTGGAGGCCTGGCTAGCTGCCCGCGACGGCGAGGCCGACATCATCATCGGCACCCGCTCGGCCCTGTTCACGCCGATGAAGAATCCCGGCCTGATCATCATCGACGAAGAACACGACGGCTCCTATAAACAGCAGGAAGGCCTGCGCTATCACGCCCGCGACCTGGCGCTGGTACGCGCCCGCCAGGAAAACATCCCCATCGTCCTTGGCTCGGCGACGCCCTCCCTGGAGAGCCTGCACAATGCCTACACCGGTCGTTATGGCCTGCTGCGCCTGAACGAACGGGCCGGCGGTGCCAAGCAGCCACGCTTCCTGCGCCTGGACGTGAAAAGCCGTCCGCTGGACAGCGGCATCAGCGGCCCGATGCAACAAGCCATCGGCCAGACCCTGGCCGCCGGGCAACAGGTGCTGGTGTTCCTCAATCGCCGGGGATTCGCTCCGACCCTGCTGTGCCACGACTGCGGCTGGATGTCCGGGTGCGAACGCTGCGACGCGCGGATGACCGTGCACCAGCGCCATGGGGAGTTGCGTTGTCACCACTGCGGCCATAGCGAGCGCGTGCCGAGGCATTGCCCGCAGTGCGGCAAGGTGGACCTGCGCCCGGTGGGTGCTGGCACCGAACGCGCCGAGGAGCGGCTGGGCATCCTGTTTCCCGACTATCCGGTGCTGCGGGTGGACCGCGACAGCACCTCGCGCAAGGACGCGATGAACCACCTGTTCGCCACGATCCAGAAGGGCCAGCCGTGCATCCTGGTGGGCACCCAGATGCTTGCCAAGGGGCATCATTTCCCGCGGGTCACCCTGGTGGCGATCCTGGATGCCGACGGCGGGCTGTTTTCCGGCGACTTCCGCGCCAGCGAGCGCATGGCGCAGCTGATCGTCCAGGTTGCGGGCCGAGCCGGACGAGCCGAGGAGCCGGGCAAGGTGATTATCCAGACTCACCTGGCGGACCATCCGCTGCTGATACAACTGACCGAGCAAGGCTACTTCGCCTTCGCCGAGCAGGCATTGAGCGAACGGCGCGGCGCCGGCCTGCCGCCGTTCGCCCACCTGGCGCTGTTGCGGGCCGAAGCCCACAAACCCGGGCAGGCCGAAGGCTTCCTCGACGAGGCCTGTGGCGAGGCAGAGCGCTTGCTGGCCCAGCAGAACCTCACCGGGATCGAACTATTGGGCCCGGTACCGGCTCCGATGGAGCGCCGGGCCGGGCGCTACCGGGCCCAGCTTTTATTACAGGCCAACGCCCGGGCACCGCTGCACCGCCTGTTGAGCGCCTGGCTGCTGGTGCTGGAACAGATGCCCAGCGGGCGGGCGGTACGCTGGTCGCTGGACGTGGACCCGGTGGACTTGTATTGA
- the argS gene encoding arginine--tRNA ligase: MKDTIRQLIQQAIAQLVTEGVLPEGLSPAIQVENTRDKTHGDFASNIAMMLAKPAGMKPRDLAEKIIAALPADENVSKAEIAGPGFINFFQNTQALASRLDAALADERIGVRKAGPLQRTVVDLSAPNLAKEMHVGHLRSTIIGDGVARVLEFLGDTVIRQNHVGDWGTQFGMLMAYLQENPITSDELSDLENFYRAAKQRFDESPEFADRARGLVVKLQAGDAECLALWTRFKDISLSHCQKIYELLNVKLTMADVMGESAYNDDLINVVNDLKAKGMLVESNGAQCVFLDQFKTADGEPLPVIIVKADGGYLYATTDLAAVRYRNSVLKADRVLYFVDQRQALHFQQVFEVARQAGFVARPMEMEHMGFGTMNGADGRPFKTRDGGTVKLIDLLTEAQERAYTLVKGKNPDLAEDELRKIAKVVGIDAVKYADLSKHRTSDYSFNFDLMLNFEGNTAPYLLYAYTRVAGVFRKLGKGLDEVDGRIVLQAPQEQELAAKLAQFGEVLNNVADKGTPHTLCAYLYDVAGLFSSFYENCPILNADTPEQMQSRLRLAALTARTLKQGLELLGLETLERM, translated from the coding sequence ATGAAAGACACCATTCGCCAGCTCATCCAGCAAGCCATCGCCCAACTCGTCACTGAAGGTGTGCTGCCAGAAGGCCTGTCGCCGGCGATTCAGGTCGAAAACACCCGCGACAAGACCCACGGCGACTTTGCCAGCAACATCGCCATGATGCTGGCCAAGCCGGCCGGCATGAAGCCGCGGGACCTGGCCGAGAAAATCATCGCCGCGCTGCCGGCCGACGAGAACGTTTCCAAGGCGGAGATCGCCGGTCCCGGGTTCATCAATTTCTTCCAGAACACCCAGGCCCTGGCTTCGCGCCTGGACGCGGCCCTGGCCGACGAACGCATCGGGGTTCGCAAGGCCGGCCCGCTGCAGCGCACCGTGGTGGACCTGTCGGCCCCCAACCTCGCCAAGGAAATGCACGTCGGCCACCTGCGTTCCACCATCATCGGCGACGGCGTGGCCCGGGTACTGGAATTCCTCGGCGACACCGTGATTCGCCAGAACCATGTCGGCGACTGGGGCACCCAGTTCGGCATGCTGATGGCCTACCTGCAGGAAAACCCCATCACCAGCGATGAACTGTCGGACCTGGAGAACTTCTACCGCGCCGCCAAGCAACGCTTCGACGAATCCCCCGAGTTCGCCGACCGCGCCCGCGGCCTGGTGGTCAAGTTGCAGGCCGGCGACGCCGAGTGCCTGGCGCTGTGGACCCGGTTCAAGGACATCTCCCTGTCCCACTGCCAGAAAATCTACGAGCTGCTGAACGTTAAGCTGACCATGGCCGACGTCATGGGCGAAAGCGCCTACAACGACGACCTGATCAACGTGGTCAATGACCTCAAGGCCAAGGGCATGCTGGTGGAAAGCAACGGCGCCCAGTGCGTGTTCCTCGACCAGTTCAAGACTGCCGACGGCGAACCGCTGCCGGTGATCATCGTCAAGGCAGACGGCGGCTACCTGTACGCCACCACCGACCTGGCCGCCGTACGCTACCGCAACAGCGTGCTCAAGGCCGATCGGGTGTTGTACTTCGTCGACCAGCGCCAGGCCCTGCACTTCCAGCAAGTGTTCGAAGTGGCACGCCAGGCCGGTTTCGTGGCCCGGCCGATGGAAATGGAGCACATGGGCTTCGGCACCATGAACGGCGCCGATGGCCGCCCTTTCAAGACTCGCGACGGCGGCACGGTGAAGCTGATCGACCTGCTGACCGAAGCCCAGGAACGCGCCTATACCCTGGTCAAGGGCAAGAACCCGGACCTGGCCGAGGATGAGCTGCGCAAGATCGCCAAGGTGGTGGGCATCGACGCGGTGAAATACGCCGACCTGTCCAAGCACCGCACCAGCGACTACAGCTTCAACTTCGACCTGATGCTCAACTTCGAAGGCAACACCGCGCCATACCTGCTGTACGCCTACACCCGTGTGGCGGGCGTGTTCCGTAAACTCGGCAAAGGCCTCGATGAAGTGGACGGGCGGATCGTGCTCCAGGCCCCACAGGAGCAGGAGCTGGCGGCGAAGCTGGCGCAGTTCGGCGAAGTGCTCAACAACGTCGCCGACAAGGGCACGCCACACACCCTGTGCGCTTATCTGTACGATGTGGCCGGCCTGTTCTCCAGCTTCTACGAGAACTGCCCGATCCTCAACGCCGACACCCCCGAGCAAATGCAAAGCCGCCTGCGTCTTGCCGCGCTGACCGCGCGCACGCTCAAGCAGGGCCTGGAACTGCTGGGCCTGGAAACCCTGGAGCGCATGTAA
- a CDS encoding SPOR domain-containing protein produces MAAKKKPAPKRGASRYQPPAKKPIPGWLWMAIGLTVGAFIVFLMKLEPGQGDDVKRVRQEQQKATRIAEANKTPPSPTQPVKPKYDFYTLLPESEVIVPPEAVPEKTLPTPQVPATPVTPAEAAKIDTARAQAALAGITPPPAPPVQKAAPVTKFFLQAGSFRKEADADKVRAQIILLGQSVSVESGTVKDETWYRVLVGPFSNREELTKAQKQLAGSGFSNLLLQQRQSR; encoded by the coding sequence TTGGCCGCCAAGAAAAAACCTGCACCCAAGCGCGGCGCCAGTCGTTACCAGCCCCCGGCCAAGAAGCCGATTCCGGGCTGGTTGTGGATGGCCATCGGCCTGACCGTTGGCGCTTTCATAGTGTTCCTGATGAAGCTGGAGCCGGGCCAGGGCGATGACGTCAAGCGCGTCCGCCAGGAGCAACAGAAAGCCACGCGCATCGCCGAGGCCAACAAGACCCCGCCGAGCCCGACGCAACCGGTGAAGCCCAAGTACGACTTCTACACCCTGCTGCCGGAATCGGAAGTCATCGTGCCGCCCGAGGCGGTGCCGGAGAAAACCCTGCCGACTCCGCAAGTACCCGCCACGCCGGTGACACCGGCCGAAGCGGCGAAGATCGACACCGCCCGTGCCCAGGCGGCCCTGGCCGGCATTACGCCGCCACCGGCCCCTCCCGTGCAGAAAGCGGCCCCGGTGACGAAGTTTTTTCTGCAGGCTGGCTCCTTCCGCAAGGAAGCCGATGCCGACAAGGTGCGGGCACAGATCATCCTGCTGGGCCAGTCCGTGTCGGTGGAGTCCGGCACGGTGAAGGATGAGACCTGGTACCGGGTGCTGGTCGGCCCGTTCAGCAATCGCGAAGAGCTGACCAAGGCGCAGAAACAGCTGGCTGGCAGTGGTTTCAGCAACCTGTTGTTACAACAACGCCAGAGCCGCTGA
- the hslV gene encoding ATP-dependent protease subunit HslV: MTTIVSVRRDGKVVMGGDGQVSLGNTVMKGNAKKVRRLYHGQVIAGFAGATADAFTLFERFEGQLEKHQGHLIRAAVELAKEWRTDRSLSRLEAMLAVANKDASLIITGNGDVVEPEDGLIAMGSGGAYAQAAASALLKKTDLSAREIVETALSIAGDICVFTNHTQTIEEQDLAQ; this comes from the coding sequence TTGACCACCATCGTTTCAGTCCGCCGTGATGGCAAAGTCGTCATGGGTGGCGACGGCCAGGTTTCACTGGGCAACACCGTGATGAAAGGCAACGCGAAGAAAGTCCGTCGCCTGTACCACGGCCAGGTCATCGCCGGTTTTGCCGGGGCCACCGCCGACGCTTTCACCCTGTTCGAGCGCTTCGAAGGCCAGCTTGAAAAACATCAGGGCCACCTGATTCGTGCCGCCGTCGAACTGGCCAAGGAATGGCGCACCGACCGCTCCCTGAGTCGCCTCGAAGCGATGCTCGCGGTTGCCAACAAGGACGCCTCGCTGATCATCACCGGCAACGGCGACGTGGTCGAACCCGAAGACGGCCTGATCGCCATGGGCTCCGGCGGTGCCTACGCCCAGGCGGCCGCCAGCGCACTGCTGAAAAAGACCGACCTGTCGGCCCGGGAGATCGTCGAGACTGCCTTGAGCATCGCCGGCGACATCTGTGTCTTCACCAACCATACCCAGACCATTGAGGAGCAGGATCTCGCGCAATAA